A single genomic interval of Prunus dulcis chromosome 5, ALMONDv2, whole genome shotgun sequence harbors:
- the LOC117627761 gene encoding ycf49-like protein isoform X1 — MAMNYLLYLPKPPFPHKPLSPPTFRTHPKAQTRPAKPLSQNGTLGFLGAGLTLTLTLTLIGPASAAELPLWGSLQLSEPSNALSLPTWAIHVSSVVEWITAMSLVWQYGEKSGFESWKGLSWGMVPLLGGALCACTWHFFYNSESLEVLVALQAALTVIGNATMCFAAFRIYRSSEERSKNL, encoded by the exons ATGGCAATGAACTACTTACTGTACCTCCCAAAACCCCCTTTTCCTCACAAACCCCTTTCCCCTCCAACGTTCCGTACACACCCAAAAGCTCAGACCCGACCCGCAAAGCCCCTCAGTCAAAATGGTACCCTGGGTTTTCTCGGAGCGGGTCTGACCCTGACCCTGACCCTGACCCTTATTGGACCCGCCTCAGCTGCTGAGTTACCGTTGTGGGGATCCTTGCAGCTCAGTGAACCCTCCAATGCCCTCTCTTTGCCCACCTGGGCCATACACGTTTCTAGTGTCGTCGAATG GATTACAGCAATGTCTTTGGTGTGGCAGTATGGGGAGAAGTCTGGGTTTGAATCTTGGAAAGGGCTGTCTTGGGGAATG GTTCCCCTGCTCGGTGGAGCATTATGTGCATGCACATGGCATTTCTTTTATAACTCTGAGTCTCTTGAG GTCCTGGTGGCTCTTCAAGCAGCCCTGACAGTTATCGGCAATGCTACAATGTGTTTTGCTGCATTTCGTATTTACAGATCATCTGAAGAACGCTCCAAGAATCTTTGA
- the LOC117629344 gene encoding probable sodium/metabolite cotransporter BASS6, chloroplastic isoform X3: MFAVGVNSSEKDFLEAFKRPTAILAGYIGQFLVKPLLGYIFGIISVAIFGLPTPVGAGIMLVSCVSGAQLSNYATFLTDPPMAPLSIVMTSLSTATAVIITPLLSLLLIGKRLPVDVKGMVSSILQIVVTPVAAGLLLNRFFPRICDAIRPFLPPLSVLVTACCVGAPLAINIESVTSPFGLTILLLIIAFHLTAFVAGYFLTGMVFHKTPDVKALQRTLSYETGMQSSLLALALANRFFQDPLVGVPPAISTVIMSLMGFSLVMVWAKRKE, from the exons ATGTTTGCAGTGGGGGTTAATTCCAGCGAAAAGGATTTCCTCGAAGCTTTCAAGAGACCAACAGCTATTCTTGCTGGTTATATTGGCCAATTTCTTGTCAAGCCGCTTCTTGGATATATTTTTGGCATTATCTCAGTAGCAATATTTGGTCTTCCAACTCCAGTAG GTGCTGGAATTATGTTGGTATCTTGTGTTAGCGGTGCCCAGCTCTCAAATTATGCTACTTTTCTGACGGACCCGCCAATGGCCCCTCTAAGCATTGTCATGACATCACTGTCTACAGCTACTGCAGTAATCATCACACCACTCTTATCGCTCTTGCTCATCGGAAAGAGACTGCCTGTTGATGTAAAGGGAATGGTGTCCAGCATTCTGCAGATTGTAGTTACACCAGTTGCTGCAGGGTTGCTTTTGAATCG GTTCTTTCCCCGAATATGTGATGCTATTCGGCCATTTTTGCCTCCGTTATCTGTATTAGTTACAGCTTGCTGTGTTGGAGCACCACTTGCTATTAACATTGAGTCTGTTACGTCTCCTTTTGGACTAACCATTTTGTTGCTTATTATTGCATTTCATTTGACCGCTTTTGTAGCTGGTTATTTCCTTACTGGCATGGTCTTTCATAAGACACCTGATGTCAAAGCACTACAAAGAACACTATCCTATGAGACAG GAATGCAAAGCAGTCTTCTGGCCCTTGCCCTTGCAAACAGATTTTTCCAAGATCCACTTGTTGGAGTGCCTCCGGCCATCTCT ACTGTAATCATGTCTTTGATGGGCTTCTCTCTTGTCATGGTTTGGGCCAAAAGGAAAGAATAA
- the LOC117627761 gene encoding ycf49-like protein isoform X2, with protein MPSLCPPGPYTFLVSSNAMSLVWQYGEKSGFESWKGLSWGMVPLLGGALCACTWHFFYNSESLEVLVALQAALTVIGNATMCFAAFRIYRSSEERSKNL; from the exons ATGCCCTCTCTTTGCCCACCTGGGCCATACACGTTTCTAGTGTCGTCGAATG CAATGTCTTTGGTGTGGCAGTATGGGGAGAAGTCTGGGTTTGAATCTTGGAAAGGGCTGTCTTGGGGAATG GTTCCCCTGCTCGGTGGAGCATTATGTGCATGCACATGGCATTTCTTTTATAACTCTGAGTCTCTTGAG GTCCTGGTGGCTCTTCAAGCAGCCCTGACAGTTATCGGCAATGCTACAATGTGTTTTGCTGCATTTCGTATTTACAGATCATCTGAAGAACGCTCCAAGAATCTTTGA
- the LOC117629344 gene encoding probable sodium/metabolite cotransporter BASS6, chloroplastic isoform X2 — MHPDHRRYYAPALGFLMFAVGVNSSEKDFLEAFKRPTAILAGYIGQFLVKPLLGYIFGIISVAIFGLPTPVGAGIMLVSCVSGAQLSNYATFLTDPPMAPLSIVMTSLSTATAVIITPLLSLLLIGKRLPVDVKGMVSSILQIVVTPVAAGLLLNRFFPRICDAIRPFLPPLSVLVTACCVGAPLAINIESVTSPFGLTILLLIIAFHLTAFVAGYFLTGMVFHKTPDVKALQRTLSYETGMQSSLLALALANRFFQDPLVGVPPAISTVIMSLMGFSLVMVWAKRKE, encoded by the exons ATGCATCCGGACCACCGCAG GTACTATGCACCTGCCTTGGGGTTTTTGATGTTTGCAGTGGGGGTTAATTCCAGCGAAAAGGATTTCCTCGAAGCTTTCAAGAGACCAACAGCTATTCTTGCTGGTTATATTGGCCAATTTCTTGTCAAGCCGCTTCTTGGATATATTTTTGGCATTATCTCAGTAGCAATATTTGGTCTTCCAACTCCAGTAG GTGCTGGAATTATGTTGGTATCTTGTGTTAGCGGTGCCCAGCTCTCAAATTATGCTACTTTTCTGACGGACCCGCCAATGGCCCCTCTAAGCATTGTCATGACATCACTGTCTACAGCTACTGCAGTAATCATCACACCACTCTTATCGCTCTTGCTCATCGGAAAGAGACTGCCTGTTGATGTAAAGGGAATGGTGTCCAGCATTCTGCAGATTGTAGTTACACCAGTTGCTGCAGGGTTGCTTTTGAATCG GTTCTTTCCCCGAATATGTGATGCTATTCGGCCATTTTTGCCTCCGTTATCTGTATTAGTTACAGCTTGCTGTGTTGGAGCACCACTTGCTATTAACATTGAGTCTGTTACGTCTCCTTTTGGACTAACCATTTTGTTGCTTATTATTGCATTTCATTTGACCGCTTTTGTAGCTGGTTATTTCCTTACTGGCATGGTCTTTCATAAGACACCTGATGTCAAAGCACTACAAAGAACACTATCCTATGAGACAG GAATGCAAAGCAGTCTTCTGGCCCTTGCCCTTGCAAACAGATTTTTCCAAGATCCACTTGTTGGAGTGCCTCCGGCCATCTCT ACTGTAATCATGTCTTTGATGGGCTTCTCTCTTGTCATGGTTTGGGCCAAAAGGAAAGAATAA
- the LOC117629344 gene encoding probable sodium/metabolite cotransporter BASS6, chloroplastic isoform X1, which yields MVLHAPVNNQQCQIHRLNLHHRTQIQLRNLYFNIPISQSRGFSLRSRSISHPLLLRRCVSEKISGSFDSDPGRNYASGPPQIPQQNNVSFVEVLKKSNSFLPHVTLASTLLALVFPPSFTWFTNRYYAPALGFLMFAVGVNSSEKDFLEAFKRPTAILAGYIGQFLVKPLLGYIFGIISVAIFGLPTPVGAGIMLVSCVSGAQLSNYATFLTDPPMAPLSIVMTSLSTATAVIITPLLSLLLIGKRLPVDVKGMVSSILQIVVTPVAAGLLLNRFFPRICDAIRPFLPPLSVLVTACCVGAPLAINIESVTSPFGLTILLLIIAFHLTAFVAGYFLTGMVFHKTPDVKALQRTLSYETGMQSSLLALALANRFFQDPLVGVPPAISTVIMSLMGFSLVMVWAKRKE from the exons ATGGTTTTGCATGCTCCAGTCAATAACCAGCAGTGTCAGATTCACCGTCTAAATCTCCATCATCGAACCCAAATTCAGCTCCGAAATCTCTATTTCAACATCCCAATCTCGCAGTCTCGAGGCTTCTCCCTTCGTTCGCGCTCGATTTCACATCCTCTGTTGT TGCGCAGATGTGTATCGGAGAAGATTTCGGGTTCTTTCGATTCGGATCCGGGTCGAAATTATGCATCCGGACCACCGCAG ATCCCTCAACAAAATAATGTTTCTTTTGTGGAGGTCctgaagaaatcaaattctttCCTGCCACATGTAACCCTTGCTAGTACGCTGTTGGCTCTTGTCTTTCCGCCTTCTTTCACATGGTTTACCAACAG GTACTATGCACCTGCCTTGGGGTTTTTGATGTTTGCAGTGGGGGTTAATTCCAGCGAAAAGGATTTCCTCGAAGCTTTCAAGAGACCAACAGCTATTCTTGCTGGTTATATTGGCCAATTTCTTGTCAAGCCGCTTCTTGGATATATTTTTGGCATTATCTCAGTAGCAATATTTGGTCTTCCAACTCCAGTAG GTGCTGGAATTATGTTGGTATCTTGTGTTAGCGGTGCCCAGCTCTCAAATTATGCTACTTTTCTGACGGACCCGCCAATGGCCCCTCTAAGCATTGTCATGACATCACTGTCTACAGCTACTGCAGTAATCATCACACCACTCTTATCGCTCTTGCTCATCGGAAAGAGACTGCCTGTTGATGTAAAGGGAATGGTGTCCAGCATTCTGCAGATTGTAGTTACACCAGTTGCTGCAGGGTTGCTTTTGAATCG GTTCTTTCCCCGAATATGTGATGCTATTCGGCCATTTTTGCCTCCGTTATCTGTATTAGTTACAGCTTGCTGTGTTGGAGCACCACTTGCTATTAACATTGAGTCTGTTACGTCTCCTTTTGGACTAACCATTTTGTTGCTTATTATTGCATTTCATTTGACCGCTTTTGTAGCTGGTTATTTCCTTACTGGCATGGTCTTTCATAAGACACCTGATGTCAAAGCACTACAAAGAACACTATCCTATGAGACAG GAATGCAAAGCAGTCTTCTGGCCCTTGCCCTTGCAAACAGATTTTTCCAAGATCCACTTGTTGGAGTGCCTCCGGCCATCTCT ACTGTAATCATGTCTTTGATGGGCTTCTCTCTTGTCATGGTTTGGGCCAAAAGGAAAGAATAA